From Hermetia illucens chromosome 6, iHerIll2.2.curated.20191125, whole genome shotgun sequence, one genomic window encodes:
- the LOC119659046 gene encoding proteasome assembly chaperone 2 gives MISLIRPTDLSGYKALIPSIGVGNVAQLAVDLIIATLKLERIGTGWHSALMPVFGPPAYHHDNVNKTTSLEVYANQELKLVVFQIRSPLVASLVDRFHQDLLEFLAANKFSEVIILTSSHAYEKHSVETSPFEYIANEQFKSLHKDTLDKQNWPEFTNNVLHGGGNGKKLLALCTERDIPAFLLFKYVSEGDNSPDASQLLGELNKLHKLFERDENGQVKFTTPLSWNLLFGNEPPELIF, from the coding sequence ATGATCTCGCTAATACGACCAACTGACCTAAGCGGCTACAAGGCCCTCATCCCCAGCATTGGAGTCGGGAATGTCGCCCAGTTAGCCGTGGATTTAATAATCGCAACCCTCAAACTGGAGCGGATCGGAACCGGATGGCATTCTGCACTAATGCCGGTATTCGGACCACCAGCCTATCATCACGACAACGTAAATAAAACCACATCCTTGGAAGTGTACGCGAACCAAGAACTGAAACTTGTCGTGTTCCAAATTCGATCGCCACTGGTTGCTTCACTTGTTGATCGATTCCATCAGGACCTGCTCGAATTCCTCGCCGCAAACAAATTCTCCGAAGTCATCATTCTGACCAGCAGTCATGCGTACGAGAAACATTCCGTTGAGACCTCACCATTTGAGTACATTGCCAACGAACAATTCAAAAGCCTCCACAAGGACACCCTGGACAAGCAAAATTGGCCCGAGTTCACCAACAATGTCCTGCACGGTGGCGGTAATGGGAAAAAGTTGCTGGCGTTATGCACGGAGCGAGACATTCCTGCGTTTTTGCTATTCAAATACGTTTCGGAGGGAGACAATTCACCGGACGCATCgcagttgctgggggaattgaATAAGTTGCACAAGTTGTTTGAGAGGGACGAAAATGGACAGGTGAAATTCACAACGCCTTTGTCGTGGAATTTGTTGTTCGGGAATGAACCGCCCGAGCTGATATTTTAG
- the LOC119659045 gene encoding dnaJ homolog subfamily C member 17, giving the protein MVDVKKYSDVDFYGLLAIDISASEAEIRKAYRKKALECHPDKNPDNPKAAELFHELSKALEILSDASARAAYDKVLNAKKAAELRNKQLDSKRQKLKAELEQREREANSKLVKGPSKSYNVQKTPEEQLKDEIERLRKEGSRLLEEEQELMRQQLREERLKREHHFDSSQHRIKIKWKAAKDDPTNGGYNEETLRTYLKKYGEIVAMVVSSQKKGSALVEFKTQDAGEMAVSYEKGNLANPLTLQWIGNPPSKHGSSSTSSITDRDYESLVLRQMRQAEERKRLIEQMMKEEADS; this is encoded by the exons ATGGTCGACGTGAAGAAATACAGCGATGTGGATTTCTACGGCTTGCTCGCAATTGATATTTCGGCATCAGAGGCCGAG ATCCGAAAAGCTTATCGTAAAAAAGCCCTCGAATGCCATCCTGATAAAAATCCGGACAATCCCAAAGCAGCTGAACTCTTCCACGAactatcaaaggctttggaaatTCTCTCGGATGCATCAGCCCGCGCCGCCTACGATAAGGTCTTGAATGCCAAAAAAGCCGCCGAACTTCGAAACAAACAACTCGACAGTAAACGACAAAAACTCAAGGCGGAACTAGAGCAGCGAGAACGCGAAGCAAACTCAAAACTCGTCAAGGGTCCAAGTAAAAGTTACAACGTCCAAAAGACCCCCGAGGAACaattgaaggatgaaatcgaaCGATTGCGGAAGGAAGGGTCGCGATTGCTTGAGGAGGAACAGGAATTGATGCGGCAACAACTGCGCGAGGAGCGTTTGAAAAGGGAACATC ATTTCGATTCATCCCAGCATCGAATAAAAATCAAATGGAAGGCGGCAAAAGATGACCCGACAAATGGAGGCTACAACGAGGAAACCTTGCGAACCTATTTAAAAAAGTATGGAGAAATCGTTGCAATGGTGGTGTCCTCGCAGAAAAAAGGAAGCGCGTTGGTGGAATTCAAGACACAAGATGCTGGCGAGATGGCAGTCAGCTATGAGAAAGGAAATTTGGCAAATCCATTAACATTACAATGGATTGGCAATCCTCCATCGAAGCATGGGTCGAGCAGTACGAGCTCAATCACGGATCGAGACTATGAGAGTTTGGTGTTGAGACAAATGCGGCAGGCGGAGGAACGGAAGCGGCTGATCGAACAAATGATGAAGGAAGAAGCAGATAGTTAG